CAATCCTCTGTTGTACAATGTCACCATGTCCCCCAAAGTATGCAATGCATTGGTGATTGGAGTCTATACCATATCTACTTTCGGCGCATTAGCCCATACAGTTGCTATGACAAGGGTTTCCTTTTGTGGGGACAATGTCATCCAGCATTACTTCTGTGACATATATCCTCTTCTGAAGCTCTCTTGCTCCAGCACACATGTCAATGTGCTTCTTGTTATTCTTGTAGGTGGGTTCAATTTATTGACAACAACTTCAACCATCTTCATcttttatgcttttattattgTTAGCATTCTTCGAATCTGTTCTGCTGAGGGTAGGTCCAAATCTTTTGGTACCTGTGGCTCTCATTTGACAGCAATTGAAGTCTTTTATGGTTCTCttatttttatgtactttaaGCCCTCAGACAGTACCAGTAGCATGGCCCAGGAGAATGTGGCCTCTGTGTTCTATACCACCATGATTCCCATATTGAATCCTTTGATCTATAATAAGGATGTCAAGAATgtgttgaagaatgtcatgggggaAAAGATAAGAAACCACATGGATGGAGTCGGAAATATTGAATGTCCTGAGAGCTGCATGATTAGTCACTTTTATCCATTATCTTACATACcattaaattttttctgtttctaaaagttacattttatgcacattttatagtatttatgCCATATGTTAATAACTTCTCTAGTATATgcaaatatacacatattttccATAATGTCCTGTTTCAACctgttattaataaattttaacaaaCTTAGTTTGCAAAATTATTCtgacttatatttttatagttcttAATCTTTTCTGTTTGAGCAAGACATAGATAAAATAATTGGAACCCTTGACCACAGAGACAGACCAAATTAATCAACAAATTATAATTTGATGATTGAtcacaaatatttcattttatgtgcatattctttttcctaaaagtATATTTCTTACAGAACTTAAACTTCCCCGACGTATGTAAAGAAATCATAAACAGAGAAATGCCTAACATAAGGTCAGTCACAAAGCAATCGCAAAGTTGCCTCTCCTCAACACTAGAGGCAGCAGAGAACCTTTTCAGAGATTCAGCTTCCTTGCTAGATTTTCATTAGCAGCATCTCAATACTGAGAGGCAGAGAGCTTGACCATGTCCCTAACCAGATTTCCTCTGGTCACTGTTTCATtgtagatgaataaataaataaataaatcctttatTTCCACAAAGGCAGATTTCCTCTGGTCACTGTTTCATTgtagatgaataaataataaataaataaataaatcctttatTTCCACAAAGGCAGGCACCCCAACAGACGTTGTGATAGACTCACAATTCTGACTTGAACACCAATTGTTTTTGATCTATCAGTTATATGACACTTTATTTGGTGTTGGTGGGGGCATACAGGAAGAAACACCTTAGGAACTAGGGAAAGATAATTGAACTATGGTTCCTGGGGTAAAAACCATAGTCTAGCCTTTGGAGCCATATCTCTGTTTACTGATATTTTCTTATTGGACAGGAACGATGGTGAGTTTCTCCTTAATTtgtctctttttcattcttttccaaAGTTTTGCTAACTGATTTTGCATTTTGCTAACCTGATGACATAGAGtgaattttatattcataataagAATTGAATTTCTTAATATCAGATAGTTTCAGTGTTGTGAAAAACTTTCTTATTATATCAACTCACTAAGCTGATCAAGAAGGGTCATTGCACATTACATGTAAATGTCTTTATAAAAATAGCTGTACTTTTCTGAGAATGTGGTTCCTCACATCGcttttctgaaaaaagaaaagtaaaactctAGCATATTATCCAAGATACATAGATCTGTGATGTAGCATGCATTCACATTTTGCAATGATATGCTTGAGTGATGGATATGTGCTTCAGTAATTCTCTTCCTGCTTTAGCTATTTCTACAGGGATTATATACTTTGATAATAAATAagcatcttgtttttttcttggtaatCCAAGCAGATTTGTTAAACTCAGATTTGCTTTTGGATGCTGTTAACCTAGAAAAACTTGTATAAAGGGGAATATTTAGTCCATTAAAACATACCAAATTTATGGGgttcagaatgatagtacagtggatagggtgcttgcctcctGTATAGCCCCTGACACCAGATAGTCCTCTTAGCTTATCAAGCATGATCCCCTAGTATAGCACAGCtgagagtaagctctgagtattatTGGATaggccccccccaaaatttaccAGATTTTAATGTACACTTTGATTATCATGGCTTAGCTCTCTACCTATTATTCTTCTATTCATCCACTCATCCTCTGTCTACACATTTAGGAAATCATCATTATGTTGACATCAAGATTTAATCCTTAAATATTTCTTCATTCCATTAAAATGACTTTGCTCACCATATTTCCATGTTTTCTGTTACTGTACTTCCATTGGCATGAATTTCAATGAGTTAAATTTTACAGTATGTACTACTTTGTATGGGTTTATTTTACCCAGTGCAATTATGTGGCTTTGAGGCATATTGTTGTGTGTCTTAACAAGggattcagagagatagcacagaggtagagcatttgctttgcatgcggcctacccggaagggacctggtttgatttccggcatcccatatggtctccctgcctgccagggatgatttcagagagcagagccaggagtaacccccagcaccgctgggtgtggcccataaaccaatcaaccaatcaatcagtaaagttaaaaaaaaaaccacaagggATTCTCATTATTGAGGTTGTATGTCCACATATGTGTTACTTTACCTTCTGGTGGACTTTGTATTGCCTCTAGTTTAAGGTctatataaataaagatagtCTGATCATCTTTGTACAAGTCTTTTTTGTTGGTGTATGCTTTCAATTCATATGTTGAATAAACAGCAGAATCACTTGCACCTTAGTGCAGTTATTCATTTAGATTCTCAGACTAAAATGAGGTGATGATGTCATTACACATTCCATTATGCAgtttaagagagaaaaatttcattttttataactttactttatttttaattatttcactttgtaatttattgaatcactgaaTTACAAGAATCAAAAATTGACAGAGAATAGGATAGTATCTCTTATTTAGCATGGTAGAATGCTCTTGTTAGGATGCTTAGTCAAGGTTGTTAAAAAGAACTGAAaaccgggaccagagagatagcatagagaggtaaggcatttgcctttcatgcagaaggtcattggttcaaatcctggcattccatatggtcccccgtggcccatgcctgccaggagcgatttctgagcactataTATTGCAGTGCTTAAGCACAGCCTCACCAAAATTCTGGTTATTTGTGATCATCTTAGAGCTTTTCCAGATGAGGCTCATTATCAAACTCTGTCCAAAGTTGACTTTTTTTCAAGGGGAATGATTGGGAATTTCATTATTCTGAGTATGTTATTGTTTGGATACAGGTATAATTGTTCTTCATCTTCTTGGAAAAAATTTCCCTCTGAGATTAAACTTTGAATCATGAAGAGCTAGGGGAATTCTGGAATCACTCATCTCCTTGGAGAACAGAGTCCTGAGAAGAACAACAAGTCTACGGATTCCCTTGCTTAGAAAGGGAGGCTCAGGAGACAGGGTTGGAAGGGACCAACTAACTAACTCACTCAGTGTCGCTAAATCtttgagttccagcagagctTAGATCTCATCCAGTCAGCTACATTCTTTTTAGAAAAGCAAAGGGGAAGTGCTTTTGCTGAGGAGACACAGTGACTTAATGACACAACTGGTGCAGACACACAACTTTGCAGATGGTGAGAATGAggctttatttattattcatttccaGTCACTGCCCTTTGATTTTGTCCTTTCTTTGAGCCTTTTTTCCAAGAATTTAATGTGATGTTAACCTATAATGCAGAACACACTAAACATCATAGATGACATTGAGAGGGAAGAACTAATATTTCAGTTTTGTGTCTGTGTGCAGAGCAGGGAGTAGAGGGTAAAGttcctattttttcttattccttcTGAAAAGAAAGATATATACACAAGTACTCGCTCACTGGTATCCCAGAACTCCCAGTAAAATAGACCTAAATTAGGATTAGTAATGACCTTGATTGGTATCTtccttataataattataattataatatataattataataattataattcattTATAATAAGTGAATTATCTGGAGAATATACATGTATGCAACATATATTCTTCCTGAATGGGAACCTAGGCACACAAAGGTTCTATGAGTCcaccaaa
The sequence above is a segment of the Suncus etruscus isolate mSunEtr1 chromosome 8, mSunEtr1.pri.cur, whole genome shotgun sequence genome. Coding sequences within it:
- the LOC126015779 gene encoding LOW QUALITY PROTEIN: olfactory receptor 151-like (The sequence of the model RefSeq protein was modified relative to this genomic sequence to represent the inferred CDS: deleted 1 base in 1 codon), coding for MKYNGTTKVHIRSTDKFLIYTSRSQKEKAMCSYSTLTEFVLEGLTHHSELQLPLFLFLGIYGVTMLGNLGMILLIAFNSKLQSPIYFFLGNLSFLDLFYSSVVTSKLLGNFVWEKNVISYPGCMTQLFFFCGFAIGECFMLSAMANDRYVAICNPLLYNVTMSPKVCNALVIGVYTISTFGALAHTVAMTRVSFCGDNVIQHYFCDIYPLLKLSCSSTHVNVLLVILVGGFNLLTTTSTIFIFYAFIIVSILRICSAEGRSKSFGTCGSHLTAIEVFYGSLIFMYFKPSDSTSSMAQENVASVFYTTMIPILNPLIYNKDVKNVLKNVMGEKIRNHMDGVGNIECPESCMISHFYPLSYIPLNFFCF